The Coccidioides posadasii str. Silveira chromosome 3, complete sequence genome contains a region encoding:
- a CDS encoding uncharacterized protein (EggNog:ENOG410Q5EH~COG:S): protein MRAPGAVPPLSGPVRITPAMLPNEANADFKDSSFFRRFDRLPSPAEVQAQARAQHLQGKSVDKRRGFSADLDFYKPLPAVFESLGLFVKWGGAVSIAEGQCLYAINHFLRGFVPVPEIYGWRTEKSHVYIYMEALEGQTLEKMWDTMNDNQRNAICQQLKISFDNLRQLEQCPKDRFIGNINQSNFFDRAINVQYQAESGPFSSVKEFHDWFSFLCRRPMPDPYSVNFDWIRDQLPDDAAIKFTHGDLHRSNIIVKLTPQPHVVGIIDWEQSGWLPEYWEERKAIFTTFQWKEWASTYLPKILQSYKNTEEAWGFFTEGVV, encoded by the exons ATGCGCGCACCCGGCGCCGTTCCACCCCTTTCCG GCCCGGTCAGGATAACTCCTGCTATGCTCCCCAATGAGGCCAACGCGGATTTCAAAGACTCGTCTTTTTTCCGGCGGTTTGATCGTCTCCCGTCACCAGCAGAAGTTCAAGCCCAAGCCCGAGCTCAGCATCTACAAGGAAAATCTGTGGATAAACGAAGAGGGTTTTCAGCAGATCTGGACTTCTACAAACCACTGCCGGCTGTCTTCGAATCTCTCGGACTGTTCGTTAAGTGGGGAGGTGCAGTTAGCATTGCAGAAGGTCAATGCCTTTATGCCATCAATCACTTCTTGAGAGGCTTTGTTCCGGTACCCGAGATTTATGGCTGGAGAACCGAGAAGAGCCATGTATATATCTATATGGAGGCACTTGAAGGCCAAACGCTAGAGAAGATGTGGGATACTATGAATGATAATCAACGCAACGCCATTTGTCAACAGCTTAAGATAAGTTTTGACAATCTTCGTCAGCTTGAGCAATGTCCAAAAGACCGCTTTATTG GGAACATTAATCAATCAAACTTCTTTGACAGGGCAATAAATGTACAATATCAGGCTGAATCAGGgcctttttcttctgttaAAGAATTTCACGATTGGTTTTCCTTCTTATGCAGACGCCCAATGCCGGATCCCTActctgtcaattttgactggATTCGCGATCAACTACCTGATGATGCTGCTATCAAGTTCACACATGGTGACCTTCATCGAAGCAACATCATTGTGAAGTTGACTCCGCAGCCACATGTTGTTGGCATTATTGATTGGGAGCAGAGTGGCTGGCTTCCCGAGTACTGGGAAGAACGCAAAGCGATCTTTACGACTTTCCAATGGAAGGAATGGGCTTCAACCTATTTACCAAAGATTCTCCAATCATATAAGAACACTGAAGAGGCTTGGGGATTTTTCACAGAGGGTGTTGTCTAG
- a CDS encoding uncharacterized protein (EggNog:ENOG410PR2N~COG:T), translating into MLSSATSIEKEIQQHAKSTPPKDSQTHIEENRAVAWNGSSELVAYDPLVKEVVDHGSTSIITRIKPGVVLKSPRYSWWHSPSAESHDSVRHIKHSFNVEEQILGILGDHPRIIQFLGPSESPRGLLFVEANADNLQTYLGHRSGVIDTVLRLQWCSQAAEAIQYIHQKGVIHSDLRPENYLLHRNSGGILNLFLSDFGGSTSGVIDGGHLPDSGFFDPRKPWVSIKATDIFSLGSVLYTIMTGHWPYKCAGPFGSLKEKLSYGERVDELFSLGMFPPVESLTGGDIIQGCWMEQYEEVDTIIRDQGIIFEEISLQAERHESVES; encoded by the exons ATGTTGAGCAGTGCAACAAGCATAGAAAAGGAGATACAGCAA CACGCCAAGTCAACTCCACCGAAAGATTCACAAACTCACATTGAAGAAAATAGAGCAGTTGCATGGAATGGAAGCTCGGAACTGGTAGCCTATGACCCTCTTGTCAAAGAAGTTGTGGATCATGGCTCAACTTCCATCATTACACGGATCAAACCTGGGGTTGTTCTCAAATCGCCTCGCTATTCGTGGTGGCATTCCCCCAGCGCAGAATCCCATGATTCGGTCAGGCATATCAAGCATAGTTTCAATGTTGAAGAGCAAATCCTTGGGATCTTAGGGGACCACCCTAGAATAATACA GTTCCTTGGCCCCTCTGAAAGCCCCCGAGGCTTACTCTTTGTTGAGGCCAATGCTGACAATTTGCAAACATACCTTGGCCACCGCAGTGGCGTGATTGATACAGTCTTGCGTCTTCAATGGTGCTCCCAAGCTGCAGAAGCTATACAATACATTCACCAGAAAGGCGTCATCCACTCTGATCTACGCCCCGAAAACTATTTGCTGCATAGGAATTCCGGTGGTATTCTCAATCTCTTCCTTAGTGATTTTGGAGGCTCAACTAGCGGTGTCATAGATGGTGGACATCTCCCAGATTCGGGTTTTTTTGACCCACGGAAACCTTGGGTGTCAATCAAAGCGACAGATATATTCAGCCTTGGATCAGTGCTTTACACGATTATGACTGGTCACTGGCCATACAAGTGTGCAGGGCCGTTCGGATCATTGAAGGAGAAATTGAGCTACGGAGAGAGAGTGGATGAACTCTTCTCCTTGGGTATGTTTCCCCCAGTTGAAAGCCTAACTGGCGGAGATATTATACAAGGTTGCTGGATGGAACAGTACGAAGAAGTAGACACAATTATTCGTGATCAGGGCATCATATTCGAAGAAATTTCATTACAGGCTGAGAGGCATGAGAGTGTTGAGTCCTAA